The DNA window ACACAGCGCATGACCACGCTCCCAATCCGGGACTTTACAGTGAGTGTGGCCCGCAAAACACAAGCGCGGGCGGTCTTCAAGGAGTTATGACCGCGCAGTTGCCGTGGAATCAACGAATCAACTAGACCCCTAATGGGGCTGGGAAGCGGAGAGTAAAATGAGAGTCGCTTCCTTAGAAAGTGTCTTGACGGCGGCCACGCTGATATCGGCCATCGTCGTCGTGCTGTGGGGATTGAAGATTTTCCACGGCACGTAAACAGGCAGGAAGCTGGCGTCGAACAAGAGACCTCCGGCCAAGAAGAGGTTCGCGACAAAGGCATCACTTCCGCGGCGGCGGAGGTCCTTCTGTTCCAATTGCTGACGAAGAATTCGCGGCGCTCGGTTTCAAGTCCCTCATCATTTCGGCTTTTATCCAATGATCGTAGCCGACCGACATGCAAGCGTGGCGGAATACGCTTCGCTATTCCGTCCTACGTGCTTATTTTTTTCTCGGGAAAGTTTGAGCTTTTTTGATACGATCAAGCATTATCTTTTTGTATTTTGAATTGCTGGCCGGCCAATTCATCTCAATATAGTCGAGATGCTCAACGACCCCGGGCGAGACTAAGAACTCAACGCCGTTGCCGATGAGCCCCGCCACAAGATAAGTGTACGGCTCATTGTCTTCGTTGTAGTCAACTGCGAAAAGCTCCCAACATTGATTTATGAACGGATCTATGACGCCGTAGATGAATTCAATCGACCTCTTGGATACATCATTCTGCGGTGAGGCAAAATGCTGAATTGTATTTCGCAGCAAACCGAAGGATTTGTAGAGTTGAGGATTTGGAATTTGAATTCCGGTTGTGGCCCAAAGGCGATCAGGAAGTTCCGAGTATTGATATGTGCGACCCTGTTGCAATAAGTGTTCTAGCGTCAGCTTTGTCTTTGTCGCTGGTGGTTTCGGCAAGTGCTCGAAGATCAGCAATGGATGTTGTTGAGCTATTCTTGCCTTGATGAGAATCTCGGCTGCATGTGCCGCTTGCAGGACCGAAAGCTCAGACCACCAATCATTATCCATGCTGTGAAAATTAGCGTAATCGCTTGTTCAACTGTAGCCCAATCCAGACGGCTAGGAGAACGCGAACTGCCATTAATAACCTTCAGGTTTGGACGACTCATAAACCTCCTAGCCAACAATCCGCGTCAAATGCCCGCGCGATCGCCGCCAATGGTCTGTTGCGTGCTAATGCATTCCGCGGCCCCGAATCAGCTAGTTCCACGGTACTGAAATATAGAGGTACCGGAGTCCGCTATTCGCAGTTTTCCGTCGGGCTTCGGCGAGAAACGTCTAATGTTCGTGATATGTTCTATCTTACTCCCAAGAAATTTAGCGGATCGAGAAGTTGCTGAACAAAAAAGGCCGCTGATAAGAGCGGCCTTTATCGTGGATGGCCGGGTCAAGCCCGGCCATGACGATCAGTGAAAGTTCACGAACACCCCGTCGTGCTTCCGCACGTATCGCACTTCATGCAGGTGCCATTCCGCACCAGCGAGAAATGCCCGCATTCGCCGCACATCTCGCCCTCATAGCCCTTTGCCTTGGCTTCGGCCCGACGCTCGGCCTTGGACGGCGCGGCCTGGGCCGCGGCTCCCGCCTTGCTCCACTGCAGCGCTTCCAGCTTTTCGGTCGGCGACAGATCGTGCTGGGCTTCCTGCTTGAACGCGACGGCGCCTTCGACCGCGTCGGCGGCACGCGCCGTGGAGCCGTGCTGGGACATCGAGGTGACGTTTGGCGCCGCCCCTCCCGGCGCACTGCGTGCGCCACCCTCTCCACCAACGGGGGAGGGTGAAGGGCTGCGCATGACCACGAGATTGTCGGTGCGCGAGCGGGTCAGGCCCTTCGACAGGTACTTGCTGCTGGGATGCTCCGGCTGCTTGCCTTCCTCGACGCCCTTGCCCATGGCGTCGAAGTTGGACTCGGAGGGATCGACATGGGCGAGGTCGAAGCGACCCATGTAGCTGACCGCGAGTTCGCGGAACACATAGTCCAGGATCGAGGTCGCGTACTTGATGCTGTCGTTGCCCTGCACGGGCCCGGCGGGCTCGAAGCGGGTGAAGGTGAAGGCGTCGACATATTCCTCCAGCGGCACGCCGTATTGCAGGCCGAGCGAGACCGCGATGGCGAAGTTGTTGATGAAGGAGCGCAGCGCCGCGCCTTCCTTGTGCATGTCGATGAAGATCTCGCCGATCCGGCCGTCATCATATTCGCCGGTGCGCAGGTAAACCTTGTGCCCGCCGACCACGGCCTTCTGGGTGTAGCCCTTGCGGCGGTCCGGCATCTTCTCGCGTTCGCGCATGACGACAATGCGCTCGACCAGCCGCTCCACGACCTTCTCCGAAAGGGCCGCGGTCCGCGCGGCCATCGGCTTGTCGTAGAACGCCTCGACCGCATCCTCTTCCTCGTCGTCGTCGCTGATCAGCTGCGAGTTCAGCGGCTGCGACAGTTTTGAGCCGTCGCGGTAGAGCGCGTTGGCCTTCAGCGCGAGCTTCCAGGACAACAGATAGGCGGACTTGCAGTCCTCCACCGTGGCGTCGTTGGGCATGTTGATGGTTTTGCTGATCGCGCCGGAGATGAACGGCTGCGACGCCGCCATCATGCGGATGTGGCTTTCCACGGACAGATAGCGCTTGCCGATCTTGCCGCAGGGGTTGGCGCAGTCGAACACGCTGTAGTGCTCGGCCTTCAGATGCGGCGCGCCTTCCACCGTCATCGCGCCGCAGATGTGGACGTTGGCGGCCTCGATCTCGCGCTTGGAGAAACCGACCGCTGACAACAGGTCGAAATTCGCTGCGGCAATGGCTTCCGGCTCGATCTTCAAGGTGTCGCGCAGGAAATCCTCGCCAAAGGTCCATTTGTTGAAGGCGAATTTGATGTCGAACGCGGTGGGCAGCGCAGCCTCCACCTTTGCGAGAGCTTCGTCGGTAAAACCCTTGGCTTTCAAGGTGGAAACGTTGATCGCCGGGGCGTTGGAAAGCGAGCCGTGGCCGACGGCATAGGCCTCGATCTCCGCGATGTCGCTTTCGCGGTAGCCGAGCGCGCGCAGTGCCTCAGGCACGGCGCGGTTGATGATCTTCCAGTAGCCGCCGCCGGCGAGCTTCTTGAATTTCACCAGCGCGAAATCCGGCTCGATGCCGGTGGTGTCGCAATCCATCACCAGACCGATGGTGCCGGTCGGCGCCACCACGGTGGTCTGCGCGTTGCGGTAGCCATGGAGTTCGCCGAGTTCGAGCGCCTTGTCCCAGGCGGCCTTGGCGTGCTCGATGATCTCGGTCTGCGGCACGCTGGCGTAATCCAGCGGCACCGGCGAGACCGCGAGCGCCTCATAGCCCCTGCTTTCGCCGTGCGCGGCGCGGCGGTGGTTGCGGATCACCCGCAGCATGTGGGCGGCGTTCTTCTTGTAGCCGGGGAAGGGGCCGAGTTCCTTCGCCATCTCCGCCGAGGTGGCGTAGCTGATGCCGGTCATGATGGCGGTCAGCGCGCCGCACAGCGCGCGGCCTTCCTTTGAGTCATAGGACAGGCCCATGGTCATCAGGAGACCGCCGATATTGGCAAAGCCGAGGCCCAGCGTGCGGAACTCGTAGGACAGTTCCGCGATCGCCTTCGACGGAAACTGCGCCATCATCACGGAGATTTCGAGCACGACCGTCCAGAGACGGCAGAGATGCTCGTAGGCGTCGACGTCGAACAGTTTTGTCGTGGTGTTGTAGAAGGTGATGAGGTTCGCCGAGGCCAGGTTGCAGGCGGTGTCGTCCAGGAACATGTATTCCGAGCACGGATTGGAGGCGC is part of the Bradyrhizobium erythrophlei genome and encodes:
- a CDS encoding vitamin B12-dependent ribonucleotide reductase, which produces MRIERRNTTDGQSPYAGIDFRLTTSEIRNPDGSVVFRLENVEVPEFWSQVASDVLAQKYFRKAGVAARLRKVEEETVPSWLWRSVPDTAALADLPESERYVSELSAKQVFDRLAGCWTYWGWKGSYFSSEEDARAFYDELRYMLAKQMVAPNSPQWFNTGLHWAYGVDGPGQGHYYVDPFTGKLTKSKSAYEHPQPHACFIQGVNDDLVNEGGIMDLWVREARLFKYGSGTGSNFSRLRGEGEKLSGGGRSSGLMSFLKIGDRAAGAIKSGGTTRRAAKMVVVDADHPDIETYIDWKVKEEQKVAALVTGSKLNQRHLKAVLKACVNCEGSGDDCFDPEKNPALRREIKLARRAMVADGMIKRVIQFARQGYKDIDFPIYDTDWDSEAYLTVSGQNSNNSVSLKDDFLRAVETDGDWNLIGRTNKKVTKTLKARDLWEKIGHAAWASADPGLHFNTTMNDWHTCKASGDIRASNPCSEYMFLDDTACNLASANLITFYNTTTKLFDVDAYEHLCRLWTVVLEISVMMAQFPSKAIAELSYEFRTLGLGFANIGGLLMTMGLSYDSKEGRALCGALTAIMTGISYATSAEMAKELGPFPGYKKNAAHMLRVIRNHRRAAHGESRGYEALAVSPVPLDYASVPQTEIIEHAKAAWDKALELGELHGYRNAQTTVVAPTGTIGLVMDCDTTGIEPDFALVKFKKLAGGGYWKIINRAVPEALRALGYRESDIAEIEAYAVGHGSLSNAPAINVSTLKAKGFTDEALAKVEAALPTAFDIKFAFNKWTFGEDFLRDTLKIEPEAIAAANFDLLSAVGFSKREIEAANVHICGAMTVEGAPHLKAEHYSVFDCANPCGKIGKRYLSVESHIRMMAASQPFISGAISKTINMPNDATVEDCKSAYLLSWKLALKANALYRDGSKLSQPLNSQLISDDDEEEDAVEAFYDKPMAARTAALSEKVVERLVERIVVMREREKMPDRRKGYTQKAVVGGHKVYLRTGEYDDGRIGEIFIDMHKEGAALRSFINNFAIAVSLGLQYGVPLEEYVDAFTFTRFEPAGPVQGNDSIKYATSILDYVFRELAVSYMGRFDLAHVDPSESNFDAMGKGVEEGKQPEHPSSKYLSKGLTRSRTDNLVVMRSPSPSPVGGEGGARSAPGGAAPNVTSMSQHGSTARAADAVEGAVAFKQEAQHDLSPTEKLEALQWSKAGAAAQAAPSKAERRAEAKAKGYEGEMCGECGHFSLVRNGTCMKCDTCGSTTGCS